CTATACAGGTAGGTCAGGACTGTGTCGCAGCAGCCAAGGGCAGTTCCTTCATTCACTGAAGAAACGGGACTCTGTTCTGGCTAAACTTATAGGAACATTGGGAACTGAAGATTAAGGGCAATGCTGGCATGGCGGACATTATGCAGTAGGAGATACCACTGAAGAAATGCCATCCAGGTAACAATGAAGAGCTGCAGTAATCAATTTAACTGTGCAGATTGCTGATAAATGCACTAAAGAAAATGTTCATCAGGACTTCTGTCTGGTTCAAAGTTTCATTCCCCTTTTAATTCTGGTTTTCTATATAGTCTGGCTTATTATCCATAAGGTTGAGGGAGGCAAACAATGTTTCCTTCTCTCATTCATTCCCACAACATCCCTGTAAGACAGATCATTATTAACTCCTTTGAAAATAGCAGTTAAAAAGTAGAATATATGATCCAATTATTATTCCCAGTTTACCGATGACACTCTTATGTTCTTGCGAAAAAGGTCAGTGAATGTTGTTTTTATGCCCACAGGGTTCCACTGCCATGTTTGCAAGGTAATGTGGGCCCCTGGAACAGCAGTTATGTGATGCTTTACATGGGCCTGTTGCAGTTTCTTTATACACGCTTGCACCCTAAGAAATACTTTGCCCCAGGGGAACAGTAGGGACAGTTTCCCTATTGCTGCATCTCAATGCCACAAAAAACTGCACCGATTGGACTTTTGCATGATCCATGGCTAAACAGAACTTCCATTGGGAAATATGATGGTCCTTTATGAGGGTGAGAATACCATCACATGTTTCTCTTCTCTGTTTGCTTTTTACCCTGCTGCTGTTGTGGGGAAAGGGGGTGGGAGCTTTGGGCTGTGGATGCTTGTGGACAATGATtccagccagtggaggctggcacaTTAGGACAAacggggcactgcctcaccaacttCCATCTGCCCACCATCAGCCTTCATCTGCTTTCTTACAACTGGTTGgcttggctctgactccaccctgccttctaccccaccagtcccaactgGCACCAGCCGTCACTGATTCAAACCATGCAGACTGAAAGCCTGAGTGCGTTGGAGAACGGGGGGACAAAGATGTTTAGTCTCTCATAAGCCACAGAGTGAGAATCTGTTGGCACAGAGTAGGGCCCTCTTTgggtgagagacagagagggtgTGAGTGGTGGGTGCCCCAGGTGAGAGTCGGGGTGGGAGCTGTGGTTAAATGCCATTTGGTTGTTTTAGGGCCCTTccagattgttttattttaaaaaaacacacagggTGTATTCTGAAACATGTCCTTGACCCAACAACAATGCATCAGTGAtaagatttatactggaccatccacacatcattctgctttattagttgttctctgatGCATCCCCAGGGTTACTGCagtattgctgtctggaggggcactcttgtgctatagtgcaacaaaagcaggactgcctGCTCCCTAtgtgaacatttgtggtatgaaaagttacaggattttagtAGGAAACTATGGGGAATGTACCTATTGCTAACAAAGCAGTGTGAGCACCCCAAAACCTCTGCAGGTGCAAATGGTCCTGAAAGCGCAATAGCCACCCTGATGCCATCATGAGGACAAAACATGATAAACGTTCAgtgaaaaggacatctggaggacccttagTCAGCTGAGTGTCCTGTTttctttaccctggcatttgatcAAATTGGAAATTCTAATTGTTGTCTTCATTGCTctttagttttgtttgttttatgacgGAGCTGTTAGTCTGTATATTATTTATTGGAGTTTTTTGTGAATCCTGCAGTTTTTGTACATTATCTTTTTtctgtatattttaattgttttgtttattgtttctcAGTCTGGGACTAAAATATTCAGTGGAGAGGTGGATATaaatactactgctactgctactaataATAATCATGGCTCTCCCCCCACCAAATCCAGTAGTCTGCACTGGAGGGTAGTGGAATCATCAGATGTTTGAAGGTATTGTAAGATTTCAGAcggcttattgtatttttattatttttttcatttcatttcatttctgaattgcttcctatgaaacatcctGAAGTGATTAATAATCCCCAATAAATATATCTCCAGATTATGCTGTTGGTCATGGAGGGGGCTCTGTCTTGATTGAGGACTAGAGTTCATTTGATCCTGTCTGCAAGTGATGGATCTCATCTCAAACCACATGACTTTAGTATTAGAATGGCAATGTAAACATATGTACAGGTATATATAGAGAAAAGATAAAAAAGTTCCAAATGTCATTAATGATAAGGctcccaccccctttttttttgcagggCGCCTGTGTCTGAAACAACTGCGTGACAATAAGAATGCAACAGGTATGGAATTTCCTGCCAGGGAGTTAAAGCCAAACATACGCTTCATCAGCCTGTCATGAACAGGGAACTCCACCCCAACTTGAAATTAGGTCGTTTGTAGGTTGAGTCTGCTAAATTCATAAATGCCCGAAGATGTACCAAGCCTGGTTGTCTATTTCACAAGCAGTAATATTTTCTGTAATTTTATAACGGAGATGGAGTACAAGTTGTTTTCTGCACTTTGCATGAGGATACTTCTAAGGAACATGTTtaattgagtattcatcctgatttgtttgcagggtttCAACGATGTTGGCTCTTTCATGAGTAATAATTCTGTTTTGTTTGGGGGGAAATCTGATGACGTTTGAtgatgcatcaaagcaagtgttatcccacacttcccattttcctgtcattttccttactgcaaaaagtccaatcttctgtggaagcgggtttgttgtgcGTTCAgctgtaattgtgcaacctgaatctgCCAATATCTGTTTGAATCCCAactgaaaacagtctggaaatgtTCTAAGCATCCAAAGTCTGCCATTTTTACACATGCTTGGATGTTGATTGCTGTAACCTTTTACCTTCTGAAGGAACTGTAAAGGTCCTGTTTGCAATGCGCATGCTTGTGGAATGGTTTTACTTTAATCCTTTACTTTCTGTTTGTCAAACCAATCCATTTTAAAGGTTGGATCTGAACTCTTTCAGTAACCTCATCCTTCGTTGGCACTGCAGGAATCCCGCTAGGGATCCCCctttatgttgttgttgctgcctgTGTAGCTCTTCTGGTTTGCACTGCAGCCACTCCCTCTGGCTCCACTGGCTCCATATCAAACTTTATATAGGTGCAGGGCATGTGAAAACAGAGAGCTGGGAAATGGAACAGAGTGATAGGTAACATCATGATGTGTATTAGGTTGTATCTAACACTAGGTGTATACAGTTCTGCTAGCGCAACAGGACCTCCCtgttctctcctctccctgtacTCCCCCCAACTCCTcctccctctggagcagatttaaagGGTGCACAGGGGGCCGCAAGGTTGATGACAGGGAAGATCCATggtgcaagtggaagtctgttgcTCAAGCAGACTAACAGCATTGGATAGAACCCATTAAGTCTTGGTGCCATACTATGCGTAACCCATTCCCAACTTAAACTTCATTGATGTGCATGCCCCAAAATTCATATATACTACAAGATCTtgcaataacaaaacaagatctgAGGTTGTAATGTTGGGTTCGTAACTTGACAAGCTGATTATAATTTCTAATGAGATAAGTTTGCCCATCACTAGTGAACGTTCAATTGAAGGAACAGAGCTTCTGTCCATAAAAAGGTGGCGATTCTAATGCAAAGCTTGGTGGTTCCAGTTAATTCTAGGTGGAATAAAGCCCTAAGAATGCATTCAAAGAGCTGACCTGAAACAGATTGTTTGGATGGCCAAGTCTTTGTATTTGCTTTCAGTTCTGCATTTTGATGTATATTGACTCTGCAGTAAGTTCCACTCTGTTTGGTGTGGTTCCTCTCTGGTCAGTGTGCACTGGGTTGGAAATGGAATGACTTTGGCCCTTGTCCAAAGAACCCAGAGTGCAACAGGAATCTGAATGCACAGTCCTACACGTGGAGGTGCTTTCCCTCCTCAGAGTTGATCAGGGCTTGCACCTCTGAGAGCTTGATACAAGCTTGCCTCCTCATAGGATAGATCCATGAACAAAAATCTTTTTCACCTCATGGATGTCTCTTACCGGATCACTGCGTTGTGATATTTCATGAGCGACTTTGGTCTGCTCTGGATGAAATGGATTGCAGGTTTTCTTTTTTGTGATATAATCTTGGCAGATGGGCTCCACCCCCCCACGAGAGTTGTTGAAGGTAGTGTGGATTAGGGATTGCAGAGGATTGCTGCTCATGAGGTGGACCTTCTTTCCACTGCCACCTCTAGTAAAGCAGGTTTTGCAGACTGTTAcagtagttatttatttattagatttatatccccgcccttcctcccagtaggagactaGGGTGGCAATCTAAAAAAAGTCTACCTAAAAAAAGTCAAAACCTCTTTGAGCAGGAATGAGTGTGACAAAATTAAAGAATGTGTGTTTAGCACAGGAAGTGACCCTATTCTCAAACCACTTTCAGCTCTTTTGAAAGCAATTGTCTGCCTCTAGCCTTAGATGTGGAATGTCAGCTAGAACAGCCAGAAGATTTGCATCTTTGCTGTGGTCACATTTTGACCCTTAACTAGTTAGCATGTATGATGGGCAAGTCCATTGTATAATAGTGATTTTATGAACAAACTACATATGGCAGTAAAAACATCACATGCAAGCAAACAAAGGATTTAAACGTTGAAATAGTATGTGTGCCCCCCCTTTCATTGAGACCATAGCACAGGGGCAGATGAGGCTTATCTCTTCCCTTCCCAGCAGTGATCCATGCTAGTATTAGCCttagagaaaaaaaatcttccatTGGATCTCATGGGAGCTTTCCCCCTATGGATAATAGCAGTGCTCCTGGTTGGGAAGAGAAGGAGTACACCTTCCCTCCCTCTGTGTTGCAGTCTCCATGAAAATTGTCCCCCTGCACCTACTGTTACATTTTTAAccttgcgctctgcaggtgagggcctcctgcagataccatcttatcaggaggttcgttctgtacaatataggaaacggacctttagtgtggtagcacctgccctgtggaattccctccctttgaatattaggcaggcgccgcatctctactatcttttctgtgccttttgaagacttttctttttcaacaagccttttaagttgagagctatcccagtctgtctctgtgtcagatttgcttaatatgttcttaataatgtttttaacctttttaaaaaagtttttaaaatgtttttaacgctgttttgtcttaatgtattttaagatttgtttttatgatgctttaaagtgttttcagtgccttgtttgcagccctgtgctcctgctggaagggcgggatacaaattaaataaataaataaataataaaaccctCAGTGTGTATCAAAGTGATGTGTTTAGTGTTGTGCATAGCTTGCCTCTTTGCAGTAAGCTGCACATTTGGAGTCATCAAGGAATTGACAGGGTTGTTCAGAATGAGCAAACAAATGAAGGTTTAGCCCACAAGACTTTGGAACTGTAATGAAAACAAATATAGCTTGTGCTTTTTTGTCTGACATTATCATCCTTCCTTCCTCAAGTGTCGACAGAACATTTGTTATGGCCATTACCACTCTTTACTTTCCCCAAATAATAATTCTGCTGTGGTTCCTGAATTCTTCCTAAATTTAACACCCTGAATAACTGAGTATATATATATTGATGTCAATTATTCAAATTAAATGAATTTCAATCTTGTGCATTCCCAGAgtgaattattttgtttttggggTGAAAGTGCTAGGGGATCACAAAGAACTAATATACAGTTCCTTGTTATATTGATTTTTCACTATTGTATTTTTTACTGTTATATGTGAACATGCCAGTTACAGCTGACACCATTTCTTATTTTATATGATGGCAGGTTATTTAATTCTGCATTGTAATTCATCATCTACTCTGATTAGATGGAGAACGCAAACAATGTGTCAGAATTCATCCTCTGGGGACTTACCTTGGATCCGAACTTACAGAAAGCCTATTTTGGGCTCTTTTTGGTCTTTTACACAGCAATTGTGTTGGGGAACCTACTTATCATTGTCACGGTCAAGAGGAGCCCCCGTCTGAACTCTCCCATGTATTTCTTCCTTAGTTTCCTCTCCTTCGTAGACATTTGCTACTCCTCTGTTACTGCTCCCAAACTGATTGCAGACTTCCTTGTCAAGAAGAAGACCATCTCCTTTACTGGTTGCataacacagctattcttcatCCATTTCTTTGGCGGCACTGAGGTCTTTCTTCTCACAGTAATGGCATATGACCGGTATATAGCCATCTGCAAGCCCCTCCATTACACAAATATTATGAATAAGGGTGTATGCAGTTGGCTGGTGGCAGCCTCATTTCTGGGAGGGTTTGTTCATTCAGTAATACAGACTCTCCTCACCATAAATCTTCCCTTCTGTGGGCCCAATGAAATTGACCACTATTTCTGTGATGTCCACCCTTTACTGAAGTTGGCCTGTGCTGATACTTACATTGTTGGCCTCATTGTCATTGCCAATAGTGGCATGATTTCCCTGACCTGCTTTCTTGTCTTGACAGTTTCATACATTGGCATTCTTGTTATGCTGAGAACTCTTTCTTCTGAAGGACGCCTCAAAGCCCTCTCCACTTGCGCCTCCCACATCACAGTTGTGATCTTATTTTTTGGACCCTGCATCTTCATCTACCTGAGGCCTTCCACCACATTCTCAGAGGACAAGAGTGTGGCCTTATTCTATACCATCATCACCCCTATGCTCAACCCTTTAATTTACACCCTGAGAAATGAAGAGGTGAAAAATGCAAtgagaaagttatggagcaaaaaagTACTTTGGAGTTAGAAATAAAAGAGATGTAAAATTATGACTCTCATTTGAatatcaggggtggggtgggatagtGAGGATGTTCCACAATTTTATAAAAAATGTTGTGTTTCAACCTGCCCAGCTACTGCTGTGTTGATTCTATTTTAGCAGTTTTTCCTTTTGCATTTGCCCATTCAGCAAGCAGTGCAAAGAAGATACTGATTACCTCTGAAGGGAAAGTTGATCCCctgtttaggctgcagtcctttaTACAGAAGTACCTGGCAGTACATGCCATTTGAAGTCAGTGGAATTTTTTTTGAATAGACACACAAACCACTGATAGAACCCAATGTTAAAGCAACAACCACCTTGTGTGGCCTTTGTTGAATGAGGTTTATTTCAAGCCAACTGGTATTTGAACTTGGGTAAAGCTGCCAGCGGTGGCTCGTGCCTATTTAGACTGGTAGGCTAGAAGGGAAACCaaatagtaggtggagccagagcagtGATGaggagagccaactaattcttttttcccctgctgagttctactggAGCAAGAGAAActaaggaagctgacaggcagtgctgaAGCCTGGGCTGATTGTAAGTAAGaaaagcaggcaggtgagggctgttcTGAAGGTAGAATGTGTTGCCACAATTGAGCACATCCTACTGTAAACATCAGTCTGTGGTCTTTAACTCTAGTTATGCTTTACTCCCTCACAGCTCTCACAGCTGACTGGCAACCTTGAACTCTGGCAATCTCATTGCATCTAGGCCTGTTGATCCAGGGTGGCATAGGATGGCCAGGTGCCTCCTCAGCACACCATTACTGTGAACAGATGAGGACAAGTTCAGGTCAGCAGATTAGTCTGCTTATCAGAGCCAGGGTGACATTTCTTATGCCAGGTAGACAGTGGAAGGGGGCTGCTCCCAGCATTCATCTGAACTTTAGGGGCCTGCACTTAAAGTTTGTTGGTAACCGTTTTTTTCTCATTGCAGAATTATTGTGAATTAATAAAGTTGTTGCCCAGTTACTTCATATACTGTCTTatgtcttcatttctcatttgggTGTGTGTAATGGTTTACTCAGACTAAGGCTGGGCTGCTCTACCTGTCTGTGTTGAGCAGGAAAGCTTGAAGGAGGATTCTTTGTGTGGTTGGCTCTGGAGCTACTTAGAATCTGCCCTGGGACTGGGACATCTTATTGCAAAGAGTTCCTGATTGCAGGAAAGATTTTAAGTACATTCAACCAAATGCACAATCCCTTCCTTCAGATCCTCCTGCTGAACATAGTGAAGCTGGCAGACACAAGTGCTCTTCTGCTCCCTCCATACTTTATGCCCAGGTACATTCTTTGAATGCCTAAGAGGTGATGGTTAGTTAGCTCAATCTTTGTGTTTTAATCATGTGCATATCGATAGCTAGATGAGGAACCACATTTGCAAATGGATGGTGCTGTACATGCAGTTCCCCAATGATCCAACTGCTGGGTCTGCACATATGCAACTCTTTTCAAAAAGTAATAGTTGTGACAATCAGCTGTTTGGGAGATTAGCTGGACTTAGTCCCCCACTCTCCCCAAAACAGATTATCAGTGcagttccattttttttaaaaaaagaaggctcTATATGCACAACCATATTAACTTCCTGACTGTGAAACAAGAGACTATCCAGTAAATATTCTAAGAGTGCTTACGATGCATCCCCTTGGGTATAATTAAAAGTACTTGCAATGTGATGTTGCCTCAGTTTTCGCAAGAGGTTCATGAAGTAATAGTTAGATATCCTTTGGAGGAACTTTGGAATGTTGCCTCCCTGGATGAGATGGATGGAGCTTAATTGTTTCTGAACTGAGTCTTTGGTCCCCGGGAGCCGGTACTATCTATGCATCATTaactttaaatatttctatcataGGTGAATGCAAGGAGATGAATGGCTGCCAAAAGAGGTAGCAGAAAGAGAAGGATGACAGATGCAGATTTGGCAAGAGGTTGAAGTGAACACATGGTTAGCTTAGCTTGTCTTCCTTGTTTAAAAAATATCATTGTTTAATCAGTCTTATGCTTCTAATCATAGGACTAATTCTAATAAGCTTCTAGTCTTGCAACTGCTGTTAGTTTAAATAAATGCCATGGACATCTTTGCTCAAGTGTAGGGTTGCAGCAGTAAAGTGAGTCATCAGGC
This DNA window, taken from Rhineura floridana isolate rRhiFlo1 chromosome 2, rRhiFlo1.hap2, whole genome shotgun sequence, encodes the following:
- the LOC133378223 gene encoding olfactory receptor 4S2-like, yielding MENANNVSEFILWGLTLDPNLQKAYFGLFLVFYTAIVLGNLLIIVTVKRSPRLNSPMYFFLSFLSFVDICYSSVTAPKLIADFLVKKKTISFTGCITQLFFIHFFGGTEVFLLTVMAYDRYIAICKPLHYTNIMNKGVCSWLVAASFLGGFVHSVIQTLLTINLPFCGPNEIDHYFCDVHPLLKLACADTYIVGLIVIANSGMISLTCFLVLTVSYIGILVMLRTLSSEGRLKALSTCASHITVVILFFGPCIFIYLRPSTTFSEDKSVALFYTIITPMLNPLIYTLRNEEVKNAMRKLWSKKVLWS